The Paenibacillus sophorae genome has a segment encoding these proteins:
- the ruvX gene encoding Holliday junction resolvase RuvX: MRKLGLDYGDRRIGAAVSDAFGWTAQGLETIERRRDGSEMERIRRLIEEYEVSEIVVGLPKNMNGTVGPRGEICIEFADQLRETLSLPVHLWDERLTTVSAERVLIEGDVSRKKRKGIVDKMAAVLILQNFLDANSKR, from the coding sequence ATGAGGAAACTCGGTCTGGATTACGGGGATCGCCGGATCGGCGCAGCCGTAAGCGATGCTTTTGGCTGGACCGCTCAAGGACTGGAGACCATCGAGCGCCGCCGGGACGGGAGTGAGATGGAGCGAATCCGTCGCTTGATCGAGGAATACGAAGTATCCGAGATTGTAGTCGGCCTGCCCAAGAATATGAACGGCACAGTGGGCCCCCGCGGCGAGATTTGCATTGAATTTGCAGACCAGCTGCGGGAGACGCTGAGTTTGCCCGTACACCTTTGGGATGAACGCCTGACGACGGTATCCGCTGAGCGGGTGCTGATTGAAGGCGATGTCAGCCGCAAGAAACGCAAAGGAATTGTGGATAAAATGGCCGCGGTTCTGATTTTGCAAAATTTTTTGGATGCTAACAGTAAAAGGTGA
- the mltG gene encoding endolytic transglycosylase MltG, producing the protein MKSVIRNLLIVLLLLIAMAGAGIWYIWNGMKPVEPSGPAVNITIEKGMGSSEIADLLESKGIIRSALLFKGYLKWTNEGSQFKAGTYSAAPGATYDNLITRLNAGDVVKKETVVFTIPEGYTAKQIADRLAQAWGKDASLFLSLMDTGAELKETDILSIPQEKDIRHRLEGYMFPETYELVKDSTPQQIVEKMMEELQKKLDSIPDWQTRLKARGLTLHELLTVASLVEREVVVDSERPLVAGVIYNRLNKGQKLEIDATVQYLFAQPKERLLYKDLEIKSPYNTYRNTGLPPGPICSPGLASIKAALEPEASDYYYYVTKKDGSQAHLFAKTYKEHLANIKKSQEAAK; encoded by the coding sequence TTGAAGTCCGTCATCCGCAATCTGTTGATTGTCCTGCTGCTGCTTATCGCTATGGCGGGTGCAGGAATTTGGTATATATGGAATGGTATGAAACCGGTGGAACCGTCAGGGCCCGCAGTAAACATTACCATTGAAAAAGGCATGGGCAGCTCGGAAATTGCCGACCTTTTGGAGAGTAAGGGGATTATCCGCAGCGCTCTTTTGTTTAAAGGCTATTTGAAGTGGACGAACGAAGGATCACAGTTCAAGGCAGGAACTTACAGCGCCGCTCCCGGCGCAACTTATGACAATCTGATCACCCGCTTGAATGCGGGAGATGTAGTGAAGAAGGAAACCGTCGTCTTTACCATTCCTGAAGGGTATACGGCGAAGCAGATTGCGGACAGGCTGGCTCAGGCTTGGGGCAAGGACGCCTCTCTTTTTTTGTCGCTGATGGATACGGGGGCGGAACTGAAGGAGACAGACATCTTAAGCATTCCGCAGGAAAAAGATATCCGTCACCGGCTGGAGGGCTATATGTTTCCGGAGACGTATGAGCTGGTCAAAGACAGCACGCCGCAGCAAATTGTCGAGAAGATGATGGAGGAGCTGCAAAAGAAGCTGGACAGCATCCCTGATTGGCAGACTCGTCTTAAAGCGCGCGGACTAACCCTGCATGAACTGCTGACCGTTGCTTCCCTGGTGGAGCGTGAAGTCGTTGTGGACAGCGAGCGTCCGCTTGTGGCCGGAGTCATCTACAACAGGCTCAATAAAGGACAAAAGCTTGAGATTGACGCTACCGTCCAGTATCTGTTTGCCCAGCCTAAGGAAAGACTGCTGTATAAGGATCTCGAAATCAAGAGCCCTTACAATACGTACCGGAATACCGGCCTGCCGCCGGGACCGATCTGCAGCCCGGGTCTAGCCTCCATTAAGGCGGCGCTTGAGCCGGAGGCCTCGGATTATTATTATTACGTTACGAAGAAGGACGGAAGCCAGGCCCATTTATTCGCCAAGACGTACAAGGAGCATTTAGCCAATATCAAAAAAAGCCAAGAAGCAGCGAAATAA
- a CDS encoding SDR family NAD(P)-dependent oxidoreductase: MDLGLKGKKAIITGGSKGIGLATAIVLAGEGAEVAIIARTPEPLQAAARHIYEVTGKKPLVIQADISSEEGARRAVETAGEHFGGVDILINNAGTSAAKPFEEVTAESWDADLDLKLLGAVHCARAAIPYMRKAGGGAVVNVTAVKGKAPSAASLPTSVSRAAGLALTKAMSKDLAGAGIRVNAVCIGLIRSDQIERKWKQAAPDLSWEEFSADPLHGIPLGRIGDAEEAANVIAFLVSDAASYVTGTSVNIDGGSSAVL; encoded by the coding sequence ATGGATCTGGGTTTGAAAGGGAAAAAGGCGATTATAACCGGCGGCAGCAAAGGAATCGGCCTGGCTACGGCAATCGTTCTGGCCGGTGAAGGTGCGGAAGTGGCGATTATCGCCCGAACGCCAGAGCCCCTTCAGGCAGCCGCTCGCCATATATATGAAGTGACAGGCAAGAAGCCGCTGGTCATTCAGGCGGATATCTCATCGGAGGAGGGTGCCCGGCGGGCGGTCGAGACGGCTGGCGAGCATTTCGGAGGAGTCGATATTCTGATCAATAATGCCGGAACCTCCGCCGCCAAGCCGTTCGAGGAAGTGACTGCGGAGTCATGGGATGCCGACCTCGATCTGAAGCTGCTAGGCGCGGTGCACTGCGCGCGGGCGGCGATACCGTATATGCGGAAGGCGGGCGGTGGAGCCGTCGTCAACGTCACTGCCGTTAAGGGCAAGGCTCCGTCCGCCGCTTCCCTGCCAACGTCCGTAAGCCGGGCAGCAGGCCTTGCGCTAACTAAGGCGATGAGCAAGGATTTGGCCGGAGCGGGCATTCGCGTCAATGCGGTATGCATCGGTCTCATCCGAAGCGACCAGATTGAGCGGAAATGGAAGCAGGCCGCTCCTGATCTGAGTTGGGAGGAGTTCTCGGCCGATCCGCTCCACGGCATTCCTCTGGGGAGAATCGGCGATGCGGAAGAAGCGGCTAATGTAATTGCGTTCCTGGTATCCGATGCGGCGTCCTACGTTACCGGAACGTCCGTAAATATCGACGGAGGTTCTTCAGCGGTGCTGTAA
- a CDS encoding IreB family regulatory phosphoprotein has product MDSMDKTVKFNVKGDEKEASPREILLTVHNALVEKDYNPINQIVGYLLSGDPAYIPRHNNARSLVRRKERDELIEELVRFYLANQPADKVK; this is encoded by the coding sequence ATGGACTCCATGGACAAAACGGTCAAATTCAATGTGAAGGGCGACGAGAAAGAGGCATCTCCCCGCGAGATCCTGCTTACCGTTCACAACGCCCTGGTGGAGAAGGATTATAATCCGATCAACCAGATTGTAGGTTATCTTCTTTCCGGTGATCCGGCTTACATCCCGCGCCACAACAATGCGAGAAGTTTGGTCCGGAGGAAAGAACGTGACGAGCTGATTGAGGAACTGGTCCGGTTCTACCTTGCCAATCAGCCGGCGGATAAGGTCAAATGA
- a CDS encoding caspase family protein, producing MSNGYSLHIGLNAVDPTHYAGWDGKLKGCENDAKAMMAIAQYRNYNNSTLLLTQQATIQNVTNEIKKAAEKLKSGDVFFLSYSGHGGSVADTNNDELDKKDETWCLYDGQFLDDELYDLWFQFKENVKIIVLSDSCHSGTVLRARFYGLSSTSNQNNKTYRFMPLEIVDKVFAQNREFYMNKKRKNNEHDLSGLKSSIKLISGCQDNQYSQDGEVNGLFTEKLLKVWNDGQFSGNYLSFYKSITLQMPPDQTPNYYNIGVTNDVFDNQSPFSINNIRSNEEHKKEISFV from the coding sequence ATGTCAAATGGATATTCATTACACATCGGTTTAAATGCTGTAGATCCCACACACTATGCAGGATGGGATGGTAAATTAAAGGGTTGCGAAAATGATGCAAAAGCTATGATGGCTATTGCTCAATATAGAAATTACAACAACTCGACTTTGCTATTAACCCAACAAGCAACCATACAGAATGTAACAAATGAAATTAAAAAAGCGGCAGAAAAATTAAAGAGTGGTGATGTCTTTTTCCTATCTTACTCCGGACATGGGGGAAGCGTGGCAGACACAAATAATGATGAATTAGATAAGAAAGATGAAACATGGTGCCTGTATGATGGACAATTCCTGGACGATGAACTTTACGATTTGTGGTTTCAATTCAAAGAAAATGTCAAAATAATTGTTTTATCAGATTCTTGTCATAGTGGAACAGTTTTAAGAGCTCGTTTTTACGGACTTAGTTCCACATCAAATCAAAACAACAAAACCTACAGATTTATGCCACTCGAAATTGTTGATAAAGTGTTTGCACAAAATCGAGAATTTTATATGAATAAAAAGCGTAAAAATAATGAGCATGATTTATCAGGCTTAAAAAGCTCTATAAAATTAATTTCTGGATGTCAGGATAATCAGTATTCACAAGACGGTGAAGTTAATGGATTGTTTACAGAGAAATTATTAAAAGTATGGAATGATGGTCAATTCAGTGGAAATTACTTGAGTTTCTACAAGTCAATTACCCTTCAAATGCCGCCTGACCAAACGCCTAATTACTATAACATTGGTGTGACAAATGACGTATTCGACAATCAGTCTCCATTTTCAATCAATAATATACGTTCAAACGAAGAACATAAAAAGGAAATAAGTTTCGTTTAA
- the alaS gene encoding alanine--tRNA ligase encodes MKASEIRSKWLEFFAGKGHKIEPSASLVPHNDPSLLWINAGMAPLKAYFDGRVKPENPRLANSQKCIRTNDIENVGKTRRHHTFFEMLGNFSIGDYFKEEAITWAWEFLTGKEWIGFDPDRLAVTVYPEDEEAFKFWNEKIGLPAERIIKLEDNFWDIGEGPCGPCTEIFYDRGEAYGSDMSDPEMYPGGENERYLEVWNLVFSQFNHNKDGSYTPLPNKNIDTGAGLERFASILQDVDSNFDTDLFQPIIQTTAKLAGVNYKDNLEQDIALKVIADHIRTVTFAVGDGVLPSNEGRGYIIRRLLRRAVRYGKTLGLDRPFMYELTTVVGDIMGVYYPTVVENREYIAKIIRTEEERFHETLSDGLAILGEISDRAKADGVDVISGADAFKLYDTYGFPFDLTEDYAAEQGLKVDREGFDAAMQEQRDRARAARHDSGSMKVQGGALSELTVKSQFVGYNDLVAETKIAAIVVGDELVDIAREGAEAQVILESTPFYAESGGQVSDHGVLTSGSVTAKVNGLFKAPRGQHVHLVTVESGELKVGDTVRAEVNRSEREDVVKNHTATHLLHKALKEVLGSHVNQAGSLVEGQRLRFDFSHFGAITPEELTEIEHKVNEQIWRGLDVVIENKPIDEAKAMGAMALFGEKYGDIVRVVQIGDYSLELCGGCHVSNTSQIGIFKLVSESGIGSGVRRIEAVTGRYAYQYTESQLDVLKQAAALLKSSLPDVPKRIEALSGQVRELARENESLQSKLSATAAAELTSSVKTVGSGVQVLTASVQAGSMDALRSMADELKAKLPEAVIVLGAATDDKVNFVVAVPQALVKQGYHAGKLVKEVAAVCGGGGGGRPDMAQAGGKDASKLQAALAKAEELVAAQG; translated from the coding sequence ATGAAAGCAAGTGAAATCCGTTCCAAATGGCTGGAGTTTTTTGCAGGCAAAGGCCATAAAATCGAGCCCAGCGCTTCGCTCGTCCCTCATAACGACCCCTCGCTCTTGTGGATCAATGCGGGCATGGCGCCGCTTAAAGCTTATTTCGACGGACGCGTGAAGCCGGAGAATCCGCGTCTCGCCAACTCGCAGAAATGTATCCGCACGAACGACATTGAGAACGTCGGCAAGACTCGCCGGCACCATACGTTTTTTGAAATGCTGGGCAATTTCTCCATCGGCGACTACTTCAAGGAAGAAGCGATTACTTGGGCCTGGGAATTCCTGACGGGCAAGGAATGGATCGGCTTCGATCCGGACCGGCTGGCGGTTACCGTCTATCCCGAGGATGAAGAAGCGTTCAAGTTCTGGAATGAAAAAATCGGACTGCCTGCAGAGCGCATCATCAAGCTGGAAGACAACTTCTGGGATATCGGCGAAGGGCCTTGCGGACCTTGTACGGAAATTTTCTACGACCGCGGCGAAGCCTATGGCAGCGACATGTCGGACCCGGAAATGTATCCGGGCGGCGAGAACGAACGCTACCTTGAAGTGTGGAATCTGGTCTTCTCGCAGTTCAATCATAACAAGGACGGCAGCTATACGCCGCTTCCGAACAAGAACATCGATACCGGCGCGGGTCTTGAGCGTTTCGCTTCGATCCTCCAGGACGTGGATTCGAACTTCGACACCGACCTGTTCCAGCCGATCATTCAAACGACCGCCAAGCTTGCAGGCGTAAACTACAAGGATAACCTGGAGCAGGATATTGCGCTGAAAGTCATCGCCGACCATATCCGTACCGTAACTTTCGCGGTAGGCGACGGCGTGCTGCCTTCCAATGAAGGACGCGGCTATATTATCCGCCGTCTGCTGCGCCGCGCGGTGCGCTACGGCAAGACGCTGGGTCTGGACCGTCCGTTCATGTATGAGCTGACGACCGTTGTGGGCGACATTATGGGCGTCTACTATCCGACTGTGGTGGAGAACCGCGAATATATTGCCAAAATCATTCGTACGGAGGAAGAACGCTTCCATGAAACGCTGTCCGACGGCCTGGCGATCCTCGGCGAAATCAGCGACCGGGCGAAGGCGGACGGTGTGGACGTGATCAGCGGAGCGGATGCGTTCAAGTTGTATGACACCTATGGCTTCCCATTCGACCTGACGGAAGACTACGCTGCCGAGCAGGGGCTGAAAGTCGACCGCGAAGGGTTCGACGCGGCGATGCAGGAGCAGCGAGACCGGGCAAGAGCGGCCCGCCACGACAGCGGCAGCATGAAGGTGCAGGGCGGCGCGTTGTCCGAATTGACGGTTAAAAGCCAGTTTGTTGGATATAATGACCTCGTAGCCGAAACGAAAATCGCCGCGATTGTCGTCGGCGACGAGCTGGTGGACATCGCCCGCGAAGGCGCTGAAGCGCAGGTTATTCTGGAGTCGACGCCATTCTATGCCGAAAGCGGCGGCCAAGTAAGCGATCATGGTGTACTGACTAGCGGTTCGGTTACAGCCAAGGTGAACGGACTCTTCAAGGCGCCGCGCGGCCAGCATGTTCATCTGGTGACAGTTGAATCCGGTGAGCTGAAAGTGGGCGATACGGTCCGCGCGGAAGTGAACCGTTCGGAACGCGAGGATGTCGTGAAGAACCACACGGCAACCCACCTGCTGCACAAAGCATTGAAGGAAGTACTTGGCAGCCACGTCAACCAGGCGGGGTCGCTTGTGGAAGGGCAGCGTCTGCGCTTCGACTTCTCGCATTTCGGCGCGATTACGCCGGAAGAGCTGACGGAAATTGAGCATAAGGTCAATGAGCAGATCTGGCGCGGACTAGACGTTGTAATCGAAAACAAACCGATCGATGAAGCCAAAGCGATGGGCGCGATGGCGCTCTTCGGTGAGAAGTACGGCGATATCGTCCGCGTTGTGCAGATAGGCGATTACAGCCTTGAGCTGTGCGGCGGCTGCCATGTAAGCAATACTTCGCAGATCGGCATTTTCAAGCTGGTCAGCGAGAGCGGCATCGGCTCCGGCGTGCGCCGGATCGAAGCGGTGACCGGCCGTTACGCTTACCAGTACACGGAGAGCCAGCTCGACGTGCTGAAGCAGGCGGCGGCGCTGCTGAAATCATCGCTTCCGGACGTGCCGAAGCGCATCGAGGCTTTGAGCGGCCAGGTTCGCGAGCTTGCGCGCGAGAATGAGTCGCTGCAGTCCAAACTCAGCGCTACGGCCGCGGCCGAGCTGACGAGCAGCGTGAAGACGGTCGGCAGCGGCGTGCAAGTGCTGACGGCTTCCGTACAGGCCGGCAGCATGGATGCGCTGCGGTCGATGGCCGACGAGCTGAAGGCGAAGCTGCCGGAGGCGGTCATCGTGCTGGGCGCTGCCACGGACGACAAAGTGAACTTTGTCGTCGCGGTTCCACAGGCGCTGGTGAAGCAGGGCTATCATGCCGGCAAGCTGGTGAAGGAAGTCGCCGCGGTATGCGGCGGCGGCGGGGGCGGCCGCCCAGATATGGCGCAGGCCGGCGGCAAGGATGCCTCCAAGCTTCAGGCCGCGCTGGCGAAGGCGGAAGAGCTGGTAGCAGCCCAGGGCTGA
- a CDS encoding peptidase U32 family protein, with product MKSKPELLATAASLTEAAALLDAGADALLIGDDRFGMRLAGHFSLENTAAVVAMAHERGRKVYAGLGGLMPNRLLDELPAYIKAIAEIGVDAAEFGDPAVLAAARSEAPGLKLHWNAEMTSTNFATANYWGRKGASRVVLARELNMDEITEMVPKLEVEAQVQVHGMTNIYHSKRKLVESYMAHQGRPISDGSLGKERGLFLVEAERPDEKFPIYEDVNGTHIMSSDDLCILEDLHILMEAGVHSFKIEGLLKPTAYNVAAVKAYRQAIDAYAADPAGYAFQEEWLDTVRALQDPERELTFGFFYKEQVY from the coding sequence ATGAAGAGCAAACCGGAGCTGCTGGCGACGGCTGCTTCCCTTACGGAAGCGGCCGCGCTGCTGGATGCCGGAGCCGATGCGCTATTGATCGGCGACGACCGGTTCGGCATGCGGCTGGCCGGACATTTCAGTCTGGAGAATACGGCGGCGGTAGTGGCAATGGCCCATGAACGCGGCCGCAAAGTATATGCCGGGCTCGGAGGACTGATGCCGAACCGGCTGCTGGATGAGCTTCCGGCCTATATCAAGGCCATTGCGGAGATCGGCGTGGATGCCGCCGAGTTCGGCGATCCGGCCGTACTGGCCGCGGCGCGGAGTGAAGCGCCCGGCCTTAAGCTTCACTGGAACGCGGAGATGACGTCCACCAATTTCGCGACGGCCAATTATTGGGGGCGCAAAGGCGCTTCCCGCGTCGTTCTGGCCCGGGAACTGAATATGGACGAGATCACGGAAATGGTGCCGAAGCTTGAAGTGGAGGCCCAGGTTCAAGTACATGGGATGACTAATATTTATCACTCCAAGCGTAAGCTGGTGGAGAGCTATATGGCTCATCAGGGGCGTCCGATCAGTGACGGAAGCCTGGGCAAAGAACGCGGCTTGTTTCTCGTCGAGGCGGAGCGTCCCGATGAGAAATTCCCGATCTATGAAGACGTGAACGGCACCCATATCATGAGCTCGGATGATCTTTGCATTCTGGAAGATCTGCATATACTGATGGAGGCGGGGGTTCACAGCTTCAAAATTGAAGGGCTGCTCAAGCCGACCGCTTACAACGTTGCGGCAGTCAAGGCTTACCGACAGGCGATCGACGCGTATGCCGCTGACCCTGCGGGTTACGCGTTTCAAGAGGAGTGGCTGGATACCGTACGGGCGCTGCAGGACCCGGAGCGGGAGCTGACCTTCGGTTTCTTTTATAAAGAGCAGGTTTATTAA
- a CDS encoding DUF1292 domain-containing protein yields MTEFSAGQAVWTSRLKDAYGEAVELEDENGKASVYEIIAEFEVQGRSYAVLQDSEKDGEREILRIVISPDGPPELESIEDDDEWEDISELYDELTFPDDEV; encoded by the coding sequence ATGACTGAGTTTTCTGCCGGCCAAGCGGTATGGACCTCCAGGCTGAAAGACGCCTATGGAGAAGCCGTGGAACTGGAAGACGAGAACGGTAAGGCTTCCGTGTACGAAATCATCGCCGAATTTGAAGTGCAGGGCCGCAGCTACGCGGTACTGCAAGATTCGGAGAAGGACGGGGAGCGGGAAATCCTGCGCATCGTTATTTCCCCGGACGGTCCGCCAGAGCTGGAGAGTATTGAAGACGACGACGAATGGGAAGATATCTCGGAGCTGTATGATGAGCTGACCTTTCCGGACGACGAAGTGTAA
- a CDS encoding peptidase U32 family protein: MNTVAKPQYKGKRYRLDKPELLAPAGNLEKLKFAVHYGADAVYIGGQKYGLRSNADNFSFEEMREGVEFAKKYGAKVFVATNIYAHNEDIAGIEEYLRNLYEVGIAAIIVADPAIVDIALRTVPGLEVHLSTQQSTLNWQAVSFWKEEGLPRVVLGRETSLQEIAEIKEHVDIEIEAFIHGAMCSSYSGRCVLSNHFTDRDSNRGGCCQSCRWKYDLFEDARPGEVWFSEEQRAGESPQRLQLGVTQLPLHQPEDNPFSMGAKDLCMLESIPDLIEAGIDSFKIEGRMKSIHYVATVVNAYRKAIDAYMADPEHYELKQEWLDELNKAANRPLNTGFFYDTPDHEDHIYEPEEKAAPYDFAGLVLDYDAETGMALIQQRNHFKPGQEVEFFGPDRLPFKQIVGELQDEQGVRLDAARHPLQHIRMKVEQPVAYFDMMRKKK, encoded by the coding sequence ATGAACACTGTGGCCAAGCCGCAATATAAAGGCAAGCGTTATCGCTTGGACAAACCGGAGCTCCTGGCTCCAGCTGGAAATTTGGAAAAATTGAAATTCGCCGTGCATTATGGCGCGGATGCGGTATATATCGGCGGGCAGAAATACGGCCTGCGCTCAAATGCGGACAACTTCAGCTTTGAGGAAATGCGCGAAGGCGTGGAATTCGCCAAGAAATACGGCGCCAAAGTATTTGTGGCAACCAATATTTACGCCCATAATGAAGATATCGCCGGGATCGAGGAGTACCTGCGCAATTTGTACGAGGTCGGCATCGCCGCGATTATTGTGGCGGACCCTGCGATTGTGGACATCGCCCTGCGGACTGTCCCGGGTCTTGAGGTGCACCTCAGCACCCAGCAGTCGACGCTGAACTGGCAGGCCGTATCCTTCTGGAAGGAAGAGGGGCTGCCGCGCGTCGTATTGGGCCGCGAAACGAGCCTTCAGGAGATAGCGGAGATCAAGGAGCATGTTGATATCGAAATCGAAGCTTTTATCCATGGAGCGATGTGCTCTTCGTATTCCGGCCGCTGCGTGCTGTCCAACCACTTTACGGATCGCGATTCGAACCGGGGGGGATGCTGCCAGTCATGCCGATGGAAGTATGATTTGTTCGAGGATGCCCGTCCAGGGGAAGTCTGGTTCTCCGAGGAGCAACGTGCCGGAGAGTCTCCGCAGCGTCTGCAGCTCGGCGTTACACAGCTTCCGCTGCATCAGCCGGAGGACAATCCGTTCTCGATGGGCGCCAAGGATCTCTGCATGCTGGAGAGCATTCCCGACTTGATCGAGGCCGGCATAGATAGTTTTAAAATTGAGGGACGGATGAAGTCGATCCACTATGTTGCTACTGTGGTCAATGCTTACCGCAAGGCAATCGACGCCTACATGGCCGATCCCGAGCATTACGAGCTGAAGCAGGAGTGGCTGGACGAGCTGAACAAAGCGGCCAACCGTCCGCTGAACACGGGATTTTTCTACGATACGCCGGATCATGAGGATCATATTTACGAGCCGGAAGAAAAAGCCGCGCCGTATGATTTTGCCGGCCTCGTGCTGGACTATGACGCGGAGACGGGTATGGCGCTGATTCAGCAGCGCAATCACTTCAAACCCGGCCAGGAGGTAGAGTTCTTCGGACCGGACCGCCTTCCGTTCAAGCAGATTGTGGGCGAGCTTCAGGATGAGCAGGGCGTTCGACTCGATGCAGCGCGCCATCCCTTGCAGCATATTCGGATGAAGGTTGAACAGCCGGTGGCTTATTTTGATATGATGCGGAAAAAGAAATAA
- a CDS encoding DUF1292 domain-containing protein, producing MANEQIGMDEEPEIIYIPDDEGNEEEFEVIMKFEVDGSDSKYMMVVPLDSEDEEADEVYAFRYEEDGDDLQLFMIEDDEEWAIVEETFNTLVDELDGGAGND from the coding sequence ATGGCAAACGAGCAGATCGGCATGGATGAGGAACCGGAGATTATTTATATTCCCGATGATGAAGGCAACGAAGAGGAATTCGAGGTTATCATGAAGTTTGAGGTCGACGGCTCCGATTCCAAGTATATGATGGTGGTGCCGCTCGATTCCGAGGACGAAGAAGCCGACGAGGTATACGCATTCCGCTATGAAGAGGACGGAGACGATCTGCAGCTGTTCATGATCGAAGATGATGAAGAGTGGGCGATTGTCGAAGAGACCTTTAACACTCTGGTTGACGAGCTGGACGGAGGAGCGGGGAATGACTGA